One window of Cygnus atratus isolate AKBS03 ecotype Queensland, Australia chromosome 17, CAtr_DNAZoo_HiC_assembly, whole genome shotgun sequence genomic DNA carries:
- the GUCD1 gene encoding protein GUCD1 encodes MPFTFCSQRGVFTAVECVQLKVPIIQQLYHWDCGLACSRMVLQYLNHLDNDEFQKAIQELQLTKSIWTIDLAYLMRHFGVKHKFCTQTLGVDKGYKNQSFYRKHFDTEENRVNQLFAQAKACKVLVEKCTVTVQDIQKHLSQGHVAIVLVNAVLLLCDLCSSPVKYCCFLPIGQKCFCRNPDYQGHFIVLCGYNKASGSIYYNNPAYADRTCCTSISNFEEARTSYGTDEDILFIYTDS; translated from the exons ATGCCTTTTACATTTTGCTCACAACGGGGTGTTTTCACTGCAGTTGAATGTGTCCAGCTGAAAGTGCCCATCATCCAGCAGCTGTACCACTGGGACTGTGGGCTGGCCTGCTCCAGGATGGTGCTCCA GTACCTGAATCACTTGGACAATGATGAATTTCAGAAAGCCATCCAAGAGCTCCAGTTAACAAAGAGTATCTGGACTATTGACCTGGCCTACCTAATGCGGCACTTCGGTGTTAAGCATAAATTTTGCACCCAGACACTTGGAGTGGACAAGGGCTACAAAAATCAG TCATTTTATAGGAAGCACTTTGACACAGAAGAGAACCGAGTGAATCAGCTCTTTGCACAAGCCAAAGCCTGCAAGGTGCTGGTGGAGAAGTG cacAGTAACTGTTCAAGACATCCAAAAACACCTGTCCCAAGGTCACGTAGCCATCGTCCTAGTGAATGCAGTCCTGCTGTTGTGTGATCTTTGCTCAAGTCCTGTCAAATATTGCTGCTTCCTCCCCATCGGACAGAAGTGCTTCTGCAGGAATCCTGACTACCAGGGCCATTTCATTGTGTTGTGTGGCTACAACAAAGCCTCAGGGAGTATTTACTACAACAACCCTGCCTATGCTGACC GAACATGCTGCACCAGCATCAGTAACTTTGAGGAAGCCAGGACAAGTTACGGCACGGATGAGGATATTCTGTTCATCTACACAGACAGCTGA
- the UPB1 gene encoding beta-ureidopropionase, translating into MAGELPSVEACLERHIPAPELVEVKRILYGGEPRKLNLPNAALSAAQERDFELQGYGFDAAPEQLRRPRIVRVGLVQNKIPLPTDTAVAVQVAALHRRIEEIVEVAAMCGVNIVCFQEAWTMPFAFCTREKLPWTEFAESAEDGPTTKFCQELAKKYNMVVISPILERDEIHGGTLWNVAVVISNSGAILGKSRKNHIPRVGDFNESTYYMEGNTGHPVFQTQFGTIAVNICYGRHHPLNWLMYSMNGAEIIFNPSATIGTLSESLWPIEARNAAIANHCFTCPINRVGTEYYKNAFTSGDGGKAHHDLGHFYGSSYVAAPDGSRTPGLSRIWDGLLVAEMDLNLCRQVSDKWNFKMTGRYEMYAKKLTEAVQPYFTPNIIRE; encoded by the exons ATGGCGGGGGAGCTGCCGTCGGTGGAGGCGTGCCTGGAGCGGCACATCCCGGCCCCGGAGCTCGTCGAGGTCAAGCGGATCCTCTATGGCGGCGAGCCGAG AAAACTTAATTTGCCAAATGCTGCTCTATCAGCAGCTCAGGAAAGAGATTTTGAGCTACAGGGCTACGGATTTGATGCTGCTCCAGAGCAATTGAGAAGGCCACGTATTGTTCGAGTAGGACTGgtgcaaaataaaattccacTTCCCACAGATACAGCCGTGGCAGTGCAG GTGGCTGCACTGCACAGACGAATTGAAGAGATTGTGGAGGTAGCTGCAATGTGTGGGGTCAACATAGTTTGTTTCCAGGAGGCATGGA CCATGCCCTTTGCTTTTTGTACAAGAGAGAAACTTCCTTGGACTGAATTTGCTGAGTCAGCAGAGGATGGACCAACAACAAAATTCTGTCAAgag CTGGCAAAGAAATACAATATGGTTGTGATATCTCCAATCCTGGAGCGAGATGAAATACACGGAGGAACTCTGTGGAATGTTGCAGTGGTCATTTCTAATTCTGGAGCTATCCTTggcaaaagcaggaaaaatcacATTCCAAGGGTTGGAGATTTCAATGAG tctACTTACTATATGGAAGGAAATACAGGGCACCCAGTGTTTCAGACACAGTTTGGAACAATTGCTGTGAACATCTGCTATGGGCGCCATCACCCTCTGAACTGGCTCATGTACAGCATGAATGGAGCAGAGATCATCTTTAACCCTTCAGCCACTATTGGAACACTCAG CGAGTCACTGTGGCCAATTGAAGCAAGAAATGCTGCCATAGCTAATCACTGCTTCACGTGTCCCATCAACAGAGTGGGAACG GAATATTACAAAAATGCCTTTACTTCGGGGGATGGTGGAAAAG CACACCATGACTTGGGCCATTTTTATGGCTCAAGTTATGTAGCTGCACCAGACGGCAGTAGGACCCCAGGACTCTCTCGAATTTGGGATGGACTTCTTGTGGCAGAGATGGATTTAAATCTTTGCAGGCAAGTCAGTGACAAATGGAACTTTAAG atgacCGGTAGATATGAAATGTATGCAAAAAAGCTCACTGAAGCAGTCCAGCCTTATTTTACACCCAATATAATCAGAGAGTGA